The genomic stretch CCGGGGAGAGAATAAAGGTCGCCTCCGCCGGAGTAGAGTTCTTTGGAGACGCCAAACTTTCGGACAGTGTGCCCTCGGGCACGGTCCGGCTTCCAAATCACCACAAGTTCGGGCATGATACCGGGATGCTCGAGCTCGGCGCTGTGAGGCTTGAACGTACCGTTTGAGCACCCCGTTTCGGCGCACTGCGCCTGATACCCTGGCTGTGACATTTGGGAACAAGCGTTTAACGGACTGCGTCATACGAATTGATGCGGCCGTTTAAAACAAACAAACGAAAGAGAGGATTCAGAAATTGAAGACACCAGCGGAACTGGCAAAACTGGCATGTGCGGTTTCAAAAGTCAAGGGTAATCTCTCGGTCAGGCAGATGGTCCTCATGGGGATCCTGGCGGGCGCCTACATCGCCTTCGCGGGATGGCTCATGACCGTCGTGTCTCACGACATGACGCCCCTGTACGGCGGAGGGATAACCAGGTTGATCTCCGGCGCGGTATTCAGCGTCGGGCTGATGATGGTCGTGATAAGCGGATCGGAGCTATTCACCGGCAACTGCATGATGCCCCTTGGCTACCTCGCGGGATGCACGCCCATGAAGAATATCCTGCGTAACTGGGGCTGGGTCTACTGTGCCAACCTCGTGGGCAGCATCCTCATCGCTCTTTTGATCTTCTTCTCCGGACTTGCCGACGGCGCGGTCGGAGGCAGGGCTCTCCAGGTCGCCGCCGGCAAAATGACCCTTCCGTTCGGACAGGCCTTCTTCCGCGGGGTC from Synergistaceae bacterium encodes the following:
- a CDS encoding formate/nitrite transporter family protein → MKTPAELAKLACAVSKVKGNLSVRQMVLMGILAGAYIAFAGWLMTVVSHDMTPLYGGGITRLISGAVFSVGLMMVVISGSELFTGNCMMPLGYLAGCTPMKNILRNWGWVYCANLVGSILIALLIFFSGLADGAVGGRALQVAAGKMTLPFGQAFFRGVLCNWLVVLAVWMGMAATEIVDKIWAIFFPIMTFVAAGFEHSIANMYFMALGMFLKGTPAAVEASGLSEQVLSRVGVGGYLSNLIPVTIGNMVGGIVFVAVFYYFIFKDGLTDLE